A window of Sutcliffiella cohnii contains these coding sequences:
- a CDS encoding NAD-dependent epimerase/dehydratase family protein: MKKLLITGGSGFIGKHVINIFQQKGYEIHVITTRNLKDDQISWHRVNLLDKTQLEKVMKIIQPTHLIHLAWVVTPGIYKSSIENLRWLEASLHLLRMFKKYGGKKVIISGSCSEYKSTAGYCKEEVTLLEPNNLYAKTKCALRILAEEYCKQEDIEFVWGRVFYVYGPGEHEKRLVPYVICSLLKEKVAKCSSGMQLLDYLYVEDVAEAFSHILEKDVSGEVNIGSGKPILLKDLIYKIGNMINKTELISLQDYKDDVPFTEMYVADNEKIKKNTGWEPKTSLEKGLHKSIEWWAKKEGISYDRT, from the coding sequence ATGAAGAAGCTATTAATTACTGGTGGGAGCGGATTTATAGGAAAGCACGTTATTAATATCTTCCAGCAAAAAGGGTATGAAATTCATGTAATCACTACTAGAAATTTAAAGGATGATCAAATATCGTGGCATAGGGTAAATTTGTTAGACAAAACACAACTTGAAAAAGTAATGAAAATTATACAACCAACTCATTTAATTCATTTAGCTTGGGTAGTTACTCCGGGAATTTATAAATCTTCAATAGAAAATTTAAGATGGTTGGAAGCAAGTCTTCACTTATTAAGAATGTTTAAAAAGTATGGAGGGAAAAAGGTAATTATAAGTGGATCTTGTTCGGAATATAAGTCGACAGCGGGATATTGTAAAGAGGAAGTTACTTTGTTGGAGCCAAACAATTTATATGCTAAAACGAAGTGTGCTTTACGAATACTAGCAGAAGAGTATTGCAAACAAGAGGATATTGAATTTGTTTGGGGGAGAGTATTTTATGTTTACGGACCAGGTGAGCATGAGAAAAGACTAGTTCCATATGTAATCTGTTCTTTGTTAAAAGAAAAGGTTGCTAAATGCTCTAGTGGTATGCAATTGTTAGATTATTTATATGTTGAGGACGTAGCAGAAGCGTTTAGTCACATTTTAGAAAAGGATGTAAGCGGAGAAGTAAATATCGGATCTGGAAAACCAATATTATTGAAAGATCTTATATATAAGATCGGGAATATGATAAACAAAACAGAGCTTATCTCATTACAAGATTACAAGGATGATGTACCGTTCACGGAAATGTATGTAGCAGATAACGAAAAAATAAAAAAAAATACTGGCTGGGAACCAAAAACTAGTTTAGAGAAAGGATTGCATAAATCTATTGAATGGTGGGCTAAAAAGGAGGGAATAAGTTATGATAGAACGTAA
- a CDS encoding NAD-dependent epimerase/dehydratase family protein has translation MIERNEEWSKILQEDLEYIHYNLDHKEKFNNSHILITGCAGFLGFYFVHYLLKYQEKLGIKKVIGLDNFLLGKPKWLEKLENQYKDLFQLVQFDISKDKIEEIKLAEDINFVIHMASIASPVFYRKYPVETIDANIWGLRNLLDFYKDSQQVKGILFFSSSEIYGDPSEESIPTKEEYRGNVSCIGPRACYDEAKRFGETLCYVYAESFNMPITIVRPFNNYGPGMKMNDRRVPADFAKSIVNKRNIAIYSSGNPTRTFCYVSDAILGYLKALLYGKFDYFNIGIDNPEISVKELADIYVKHGRKLFNVEYKIEYVETKEKDYLTHNPNRRCPNIEKAKKLLSYKPNIDVNDGVLRFLKFMKEGWHIE, from the coding sequence ATGATAGAACGTAATGAAGAATGGAGCAAAATATTACAAGAGGACTTAGAATATATTCATTACAACTTAGATCATAAGGAGAAATTTAATAATTCGCATATACTTATAACAGGATGTGCAGGTTTTCTCGGATTTTATTTTGTACATTATCTGTTAAAGTATCAAGAGAAACTAGGAATTAAAAAAGTTATCGGTTTAGACAATTTTTTATTAGGTAAACCGAAATGGTTGGAAAAACTAGAAAATCAATATAAAGATTTGTTTCAACTAGTGCAATTTGATATTTCAAAAGATAAAATTGAAGAAATAAAATTGGCGGAAGATATTAATTTTGTAATTCACATGGCATCAATAGCATCACCTGTGTTTTATCGGAAATACCCAGTTGAAACAATTGATGCTAATATATGGGGGTTAAGAAATTTATTAGATTTCTATAAAGACTCACAGCAAGTAAAGGGAATTTTGTTTTTTTCTAGCAGTGAAATTTACGGGGATCCTAGTGAGGAAAGTATCCCCACAAAGGAAGAATATAGAGGTAATGTTAGTTGTATAGGACCTAGAGCTTGTTATGATGAAGCGAAAAGATTTGGTGAAACATTATGCTATGTGTATGCTGAATCGTTTAATATGCCAATCACAATTGTAAGGCCATTTAACAATTACGGACCTGGAATGAAAATGAATGATAGAAGGGTTCCAGCTGATTTTGCGAAATCAATAGTTAATAAGAGAAATATTGCAATATATTCCTCTGGGAACCCGACTCGAACATTCTGCTATGTTTCAGATGCTATTCTAGGGTATTTAAAGGCTCTGCTATATGGTAAATTCGATTACTTTAACATAGGTATTGATAATCCAGAAATATCAGTGAAAGAATTAGCTGATATTTACGTTAAACATGGAAGAAAGCTCTTTAATGTTGAATATAAAATAGAATATGTTGAAACAAAAGAAAAAGATTATTTAACACATAATCCAAATAGAAGATGTCCCAATATAGAAAAGGCGAAAAAATTATTAAGCTACAAACCTAACATTGATGTAAATGATGGTGTACTTCGCTTTTTAAAGTTTATGAAAGAGGGTTGGCATATAGAATGA
- a CDS encoding UDP-glucose dehydrogenase family protein, with product MITVIGLGFVGLTTALGFAEKGFTVYGIDIDEKKVNQLIEGELPFHEPHLAEKLKYHLNNNFFITDDLQHASSTSELIIYCVGTPNDKNGKVDLSYIFHSLEQTLSLQELKDKYRLLLIKSTVPPSTLETKIKPFVESFNVKIGKEIGIASNPEFLREGNAWDDFINPDRIVIGIDEEDKKGFTLINKYYKPFHSPIFSVTPNTAEFIKYLSNTLLSTLISFSNEQSMLAHTLGNIEIAKAFEVLQLDKRWFTTDKSKPVNMAKYVYPGCGFGGYCLPKDTQALLTLNKELQLTPSILEGVVLTNQKIKTFLLEKIKKEVDKEEVIGILGLAFKPNSDDVRESPSKEFIEKLYDEGYRNIIAYDPLAINNFKSNFNYNIKYAKSLHDTIEKSSTLIVLCQWEEFILQKDRLKEKKLFDFRYCLGY from the coding sequence ATGATAACAGTCATCGGGTTAGGTTTTGTTGGCTTAACTACAGCGTTAGGTTTTGCAGAAAAGGGATTTACTGTTTATGGGATAGATATAGATGAGAAAAAGGTAAATCAATTGATAGAAGGCGAATTGCCTTTTCATGAGCCACACCTAGCAGAAAAGTTAAAATATCATTTAAATAATAATTTTTTTATTACCGACGATTTACAACATGCATCGTCTACTAGTGAGTTAATTATTTATTGTGTTGGGACTCCAAATGACAAAAATGGAAAAGTTGACCTTTCCTATATCTTTCATTCACTTGAACAAACATTATCTTTACAAGAACTTAAAGATAAATATCGTTTGTTATTAATAAAGTCCACAGTACCACCTTCTACACTAGAAACAAAAATTAAGCCTTTTGTCGAATCTTTTAATGTAAAGATAGGCAAGGAAATTGGGATTGCGAGTAATCCCGAGTTCTTACGTGAGGGCAATGCATGGGATGATTTTATCAATCCTGACAGAATTGTTATCGGAATAGATGAAGAAGATAAAAAAGGATTTACTCTTATTAATAAGTATTATAAACCATTTCATTCCCCTATTTTTTCTGTGACACCTAATACAGCAGAATTTATAAAGTACCTCTCAAACACATTATTATCTACATTAATTAGTTTCTCTAATGAACAATCAATGCTAGCTCATACTCTAGGAAATATTGAAATTGCTAAAGCATTTGAAGTATTACAATTAGATAAAAGATGGTTTACTACCGATAAATCAAAACCAGTTAATATGGCAAAGTATGTATATCCAGGGTGTGGTTTTGGGGGGTATTGTCTTCCGAAGGATACGCAAGCTTTGTTGACATTGAATAAGGAGTTACAATTGACTCCTTCCATTTTAGAAGGTGTTGTATTAACTAATCAAAAAATTAAGACGTTTTTATTGGAGAAAATTAAAAAAGAAGTGGATAAAGAAGAGGTAATAGGTATATTGGGCTTAGCGTTTAAACCGAATTCTGATGATGTTAGAGAATCACCTTCAAAAGAATTTATCGAAAAACTCTATGATGAAGGATATCGAAATATTATTGCTTATGACCCATTGGCTATTAATAATTTTAAGTCGAATTTTAATTACAACATAAAATATGCGAAATCATTGCATGATACGATAGAAAAGTCGTCAACTTTAATAGTTCTGTGTCAATGGGAAGAGTTTATTTTACAAAAAGATAGATTGAAAGAGAAAAAACTATTCGATTTTCGATATTGTTTAGGATATTGA
- a CDS encoding glycosyltransferase family 2 protein, with product MPDVSIIISSYNIYYQTLFTLESLSNQTFDLSKVEVILIDNGSTDNTYKLKDFKSTFQFKYIRCKENLERAGAKNKGLEHAEGSIIIFLNGEMLVEKDFISKHVSYHLINKNIIVSTNFSQQEIFTVYHPDFNENQMRKFYEQKQKYVSHDILSKETQSITELITRDEIISNNFNSYSYNSPYFTEVYKNYGFNLKQFLLPWVICVTRCISIRKDLIEKAGYFDECFKGWGSEDSEWAYRMYKKGAIFVEAPEIKVYHQEHPFNEQERSLETIQNLIKLQTIHKEIDTAILSLGFFQRFDLILLNNILREYITLTYIYKTEFNIILEYLYESLIIAPKIHMKNTSLKKGSLNKQVSLELKHYNRNELLKQYKALNALNDYPLLTKLIKYIIK from the coding sequence TTGCCAGATGTAAGTATAATTATTAGTTCGTATAACATATATTATCAAACACTTTTTACTCTAGAGTCTTTATCCAATCAAACTTTCGATTTATCAAAAGTAGAAGTAATACTAATTGATAACGGTTCAACTGATAATACGTACAAACTAAAGGATTTTAAAAGCACCTTCCAATTCAAATATATTCGATGTAAAGAAAATCTAGAAAGAGCTGGTGCCAAAAATAAAGGCCTTGAACATGCAGAGGGATCTATCATTATTTTTCTAAATGGGGAAATGCTTGTAGAGAAAGATTTTATTTCGAAACATGTTAGTTATCATTTAATTAACAAAAACATTATTGTGTCTACTAATTTTTCTCAACAAGAAATTTTTACTGTCTATCATCCGGACTTTAATGAAAACCAGATGAGGAAATTTTACGAACAGAAACAAAAGTATGTAAGCCATGATATTCTGTCAAAAGAAACCCAAAGTATTACTGAATTAATAACTAGGGATGAAATTATTTCTAACAACTTTAATAGTTATTCCTATAATTCACCATACTTTACTGAGGTATATAAAAATTATGGATTTAATTTAAAGCAGTTCCTCTTACCTTGGGTTATATGCGTTACTCGTTGTATATCAATAAGAAAGGATTTAATAGAGAAGGCTGGTTATTTTGATGAGTGCTTTAAGGGATGGGGCAGTGAAGATAGCGAGTGGGCATATCGAATGTATAAAAAAGGGGCGATATTCGTAGAAGCACCCGAAATTAAAGTTTATCATCAAGAACATCCTTTTAATGAGCAGGAACGAAGCTTGGAGACTATTCAAAACTTAATTAAACTACAAACGATTCATAAAGAAATTGATACAGCTATTCTCTCTTTAGGCTTTTTTCAACGTTTTGATTTAATACTGTTAAATAATATTCTCAGAGAATATATAACTCTAACGTACATTTACAAAACTGAATTTAATATAATACTTGAGTATTTATATGAATCCTTAATTATAGCTCCAAAAATACACATGAAAAATACCTCTCTAAAGAAAGGATCGTTAAACAAACAAGTTAGTTTGGAACTAAAACATTATAATCGTAATGAACTATTAAAACAGTATAAAGCTTTAAACGCTTTAAATGATTATCCTCTATTAACAAAATTAATAAAATATATCATAAAGTAA
- a CDS encoding glycosyltransferase, which yields MISIICCTNRSVNMENIFQNYKRQQSPGKMELIIVLNRNSLVVGEYKRKANQHDDVTIVQLDEQLTLGECLNKAVKFAKYDYIAKFDDDDYYGPNYIQEALEALKGQNVPLVGKSSIYIFFEGKRELRLYNSGKENTAVSSISERTNFLAGSTFVMEKELLSKVPFRHLNVGEDYYFQYDILNQHYTLYSTSANNYVYCRSKDKNNHTSTVNDSDLYKRSIPIYKGLDCLSYLNIL from the coding sequence ATGATTTCAATAATTTGTTGTACAAATAGAAGTGTTAATATGGAAAATATATTTCAGAATTATAAAAGACAACAATCCCCTGGTAAAATGGAGTTAATAATTGTACTGAATCGTAACTCATTAGTAGTTGGTGAATATAAAAGGAAAGCAAATCAGCATGATGATGTAACGATAGTTCAACTCGATGAGCAATTAACTTTAGGAGAATGCTTAAACAAAGCAGTAAAGTTTGCTAAGTATGACTACATTGCAAAATTTGATGATGATGATTACTACGGCCCTAATTATATACAGGAAGCACTAGAAGCGTTAAAAGGCCAAAATGTACCTTTAGTGGGAAAGTCGAGTATTTATATATTTTTTGAAGGAAAAAGAGAATTAAGGCTATATAATAGTGGTAAAGAAAATACAGCTGTTTCAAGTATTAGTGAAAGAACAAATTTTTTAGCAGGTTCTACTTTTGTAATGGAAAAAGAGTTATTAAGTAAAGTGCCGTTTAGGCATTTAAATGTTGGTGAGGATTATTATTTCCAATACGACATTTTAAACCAACATTATACTTTATATTCAACATCTGCCAATAATTATGTTTATTGTAGAAGTAAAGATAAAAATAATCATACTTCTACAGTAAATGATTCTGATTTATATAAGAGAAGTATTCCTATATATAAAGGCTTAGACTGTTTATCTTATTTAAATATACTATAA
- a CDS encoding DUF1360 domain-containing protein: MNVVNTFFLLLLALASFRLTRLIVFDRITSFLRKPFLDQVEELNEKGEVEEYIIIKGKGISAWFGELLSCYWCTGIWVSTLLYVLLIMFPIVGEPVLFILGVAGLAGILEAVLQRILR; this comes from the coding sequence ATGAATGTAGTAAATACGTTTTTTTTGCTTCTTTTAGCTTTAGCATCATTCAGACTTACTCGCTTAATAGTTTTTGATAGAATTACTTCTTTTTTGCGTAAACCCTTCCTAGACCAAGTCGAAGAATTAAATGAAAAAGGTGAAGTAGAGGAATACATTATTATCAAAGGAAAGGGGATAAGTGCTTGGTTTGGAGAATTATTAAGTTGTTATTGGTGTACAGGGATATGGGTTTCAACATTACTGTATGTTCTGCTCATCATGTTTCCCATAGTGGGAGAGCCAGTTCTATTCATTCTAGGTGTTGCTGGTTTAGCTGGAATACTCGAAGCTGTTTTACAAAGAATTTTAAGATAG
- a CDS encoding YhcN/YlaJ family sporulation lipoprotein, with protein MSVSFKKFILISLGLSIFLAACGVEGQQGKQEGSNITGTPQSMNTGNEAEEIKQKQERAERVAKSFPEVKSANAISSDGQLLIAIQVKQMQKFFTESIEKKVKKALKKEFEGEKEKIIVSHDLKIWLEVNKLKKAIKDENLSTKEVEKRFKKLDKLRQDKA; from the coding sequence ATGAGTGTGTCTTTTAAAAAATTTATACTTATCAGTTTAGGGTTAAGTATATTCCTAGCAGCCTGTGGAGTAGAAGGGCAGCAAGGAAAGCAGGAGGGATCAAATATAACTGGAACCCCTCAAAGTATGAATACGGGTAATGAGGCAGAGGAAATTAAACAAAAACAAGAAAGAGCAGAGCGGGTTGCAAAGTCATTTCCAGAAGTTAAGTCTGCCAATGCCATTTCATCGGATGGCCAGTTACTAATCGCGATTCAAGTAAAGCAAATGCAAAAGTTTTTTACAGAATCCATTGAGAAAAAAGTGAAAAAAGCATTAAAGAAAGAATTTGAAGGGGAAAAGGAAAAAATTATCGTATCCCATGATTTAAAAATATGGTTGGAGGTAAACAAGCTGAAAAAGGCAATAAAGGATGAAAATCTATCAACAAAGGAAGTAGAAAAACGTTTTAAAAAACTAGACAAGCTTCGTCAGGATAAAGCGTAG
- the spoVAC gene encoding stage V sporulation protein AC, with translation MANNKKNVTPEQAKYQQFEQQRETKRPVVKNCLKAFFFGGVFCLVGQAIQLSYIYFFNFSEQTAGNPTVATMIFIAMLLTGFGVYDRIGQVAGAGSAVPVTGFGNAVISACIEHRTEGFVLGVGSNMFKLAGSVLLFGVFSAFVVGLIKTILMQWGGL, from the coding sequence ATGGCAAATAATAAGAAAAATGTGACACCAGAACAAGCAAAATACCAACAATTTGAACAGCAACGAGAAACAAAGCGGCCAGTAGTTAAAAATTGCTTAAAAGCCTTTTTCTTTGGGGGGGTGTTTTGTCTAGTTGGACAAGCAATTCAGCTTAGTTACATCTATTTTTTTAATTTTTCGGAGCAAACTGCCGGTAATCCTACCGTTGCAACGATGATATTTATTGCGATGTTACTAACAGGATTTGGTGTGTATGACAGAATTGGGCAAGTAGCTGGAGCAGGAAGTGCAGTACCAGTAACGGGGTTCGGAAACGCAGTAATTTCAGCGTGTATTGAACACCGTACAGAAGGCTTTGTCCTTGGAGTTGGCTCGAATATGTTCAAACTAGCCGGTTCTGTACTTTTATTCGGTGTATTTTCAGCATTTGTAGTGGGCTTAATTAAAACGATATTAATGCAATGGGGCGGATTGTAA
- the spoVAD gene encoding stage V sporulation protein AD: MLKGKQSWEFSNKPVILSTGTVGGPFEANGLLANDFDLLHTDLWLEQDSYEKAHKLLLEEASQQALQKVNLKKDEIQFFLAGDLINQMTPTNFAAEKLAIPYFGVFGACSTSMEGLALSSFLVNYGGAHYCLTGASSHNAAVEKQFRYPTEYGGQKPPTAQWTVTGAGVAVVANKGVGPKVTSATIGKVINMGLTDPFNMGGAMAPAAVDTIKAHLHDLNREPSYYDLIVTGDLGEIGRTVSLDLLKQQGVKIEDNQYQDCGLMIYRDDQPVLSGASGAGCSATVVYGHLLNRMKKGEIKRMLVVATGALLSPLSFQQSETIPCIAHAVSIEYEEGQQ; the protein is encoded by the coding sequence ATGCTCAAAGGAAAACAATCATGGGAATTTTCGAATAAACCGGTTATATTATCAACAGGGACAGTTGGTGGTCCATTTGAAGCAAATGGACTCTTAGCAAACGACTTTGATTTACTACATACAGACTTATGGCTGGAGCAAGATTCGTATGAAAAAGCACATAAGCTCTTGTTAGAGGAAGCTAGTCAACAAGCGTTACAAAAGGTGAATTTAAAAAAGGATGAAATTCAGTTTTTTCTTGCTGGAGATTTAATTAATCAAATGACACCAACAAATTTTGCTGCTGAAAAATTAGCGATTCCATACTTCGGGGTTTTTGGTGCATGCTCGACATCTATGGAAGGATTAGCGTTATCGAGCTTCTTAGTTAACTATGGGGGAGCGCATTATTGTTTAACAGGTGCATCCAGTCATAATGCCGCTGTTGAAAAGCAATTTCGCTATCCAACAGAGTATGGAGGGCAAAAGCCACCGACCGCGCAGTGGACTGTAACAGGTGCTGGTGTAGCGGTAGTAGCTAATAAAGGTGTTGGTCCAAAGGTTACTTCTGCAACAATTGGCAAAGTAATTAATATGGGATTAACAGACCCATTTAACATGGGGGGTGCGATGGCTCCGGCGGCAGTAGACACGATAAAAGCGCATCTCCATGATTTAAATAGAGAGCCTTCCTATTACGATTTAATCGTAACAGGAGACTTAGGTGAAATAGGTCGTACAGTTTCGCTTGATTTATTAAAGCAACAAGGAGTAAAGATTGAAGATAATCAATACCAAGATTGCGGATTAATGATATATAGAGACGATCAACCCGTTTTATCGGGTGCTAGTGGGGCTGGTTGTTCTGCAACTGTCGTTTATGGACATTTACTAAACCGTATGAAAAAAGGAGAAATAAAACGAATGTTAGTCGTTGCAACAGGGGCATTACTATCACCGCTATCTTTTCAACAAAGTGAAACGATTCCTTGTATTGCTCATGCGGTGTCAATTGAATACGAGGAGGGACAGCAATGA
- the spoVAE gene encoding stage V sporulation protein AE has product MIESFFWAFVVGGLICVVGQIMFDVFKLTPAHTLSTLVVIGAILDGFGLYEPLISFAGAGATIPITSFGNSLVHGAISEGEKHGVVGVLTGMFEVTSSGISAAIIFGFIGALLFKPKG; this is encoded by the coding sequence ATGATTGAATCGTTTTTCTGGGCATTTGTCGTAGGAGGGCTTATTTGTGTCGTTGGTCAAATTATGTTTGATGTGTTTAAGTTAACACCCGCCCATACGTTAAGTACACTAGTTGTCATAGGCGCTATTTTAGACGGTTTTGGTTTGTACGAACCTCTCATTTCGTTCGCTGGTGCCGGTGCAACTATTCCAATTACAAGTTTCGGTAATTCACTTGTGCATGGTGCCATTTCAGAAGGTGAAAAGCATGGTGTCGTAGGAGTGCTAACAGGAATGTTTGAAGTAACAAGTTCTGGTATATCGGCTGCTATTATTTTTGGGTTTATCGGAGCGTTACTGTTTAAGCCGAAAGGGTGA
- a CDS encoding DUF421 domain-containing protein has translation MSQWLEIVIRSVSIIIGLFLVTKLLGKKQLSRLSSFEYIAGITIGDIAGTLSMDHNLEVKHGVTSILIWLLFPLLASKLGLKSKVFRDFMEGNATVFIRDGKILEGNLRKEKYSIDEFLEQLRKKNVFQVSDVQFATLESNGELNVLLKREKQPIVYGDLFTDAPHTQEPQTVIMDGRVLDEPLTRAGLNRRWLYSELEKRDVLLANVFLAQVDTYGNVTLDLFDDQVHIRNNREREIVLTALKKCHTDMEYLAIVTKYKEFENFYEHISNEISNVEKQISNYLSSS, from the coding sequence ATGTCGCAATGGCTAGAGATTGTTATTCGTTCTGTGTCCATCATTATCGGACTCTTTTTAGTAACGAAGCTATTAGGCAAAAAACAGCTGTCTAGACTTTCATCATTTGAATATATAGCAGGCATCACGATTGGAGATATTGCAGGTACACTTTCAATGGACCATAATTTGGAAGTGAAACATGGGGTTACAAGTATATTAATATGGTTGCTATTCCCACTGCTAGCTTCAAAACTTGGTTTAAAAAGCAAAGTCTTCCGAGATTTCATGGAAGGAAATGCGACAGTGTTCATTCGAGACGGAAAAATATTAGAAGGCAATTTGCGCAAAGAAAAATATAGCATTGATGAGTTTTTAGAACAATTAAGAAAAAAGAATGTGTTTCAAGTTTCGGACGTTCAGTTTGCCACATTAGAATCTAATGGTGAGCTGAACGTTTTATTAAAGCGGGAAAAACAACCGATCGTTTACGGAGACTTATTTACTGATGCTCCCCATACACAAGAGCCTCAAACCGTTATAATGGACGGTCGAGTTTTAGATGAACCTTTAACACGGGCAGGTTTAAATCGTCGCTGGCTGTATTCTGAGTTAGAAAAAAGGGATGTTCTTCTTGCTAATGTGTTTTTAGCTCAAGTAGATACATATGGAAATGTAACGTTAGATTTGTTCGATGATCAAGTACATATTCGAAATAATAGAGAGCGAGAAATAGTTTTGACGGCACTAAAAAAATGCCATACGGATATGGAGTATTTAGCAATAGTTACGAAATATAAAGAATTTGAAAACTTTTATGAACATATTTCTAATGAGATAAGTAATGTGGAGAAACAAATCTCGAATTACTTATCCAGTAGTTAA
- a CDS encoding PstS family phosphate ABC transporter substrate-binding protein has protein sequence MKFIGALILSFIIGFVGFIVMFITLLSSGKTIHGLFVIAIFLGLIIFANLLIYGQFKKRWTKISFISYIGVLLLLFAINMGHGYYVNSLKIMSTQDVNLEDYEPFKNNNKLAVLDEGASFQLTDNLPKLDGSTALYPIYASFAQAVYPKKEYRFNGGEVVSTQTSGAWAALLKGSRDIIFAPEAPERVLKEAARKDITLIHTPIGKEAFIFFVHKNNPVDNISLEQIQKIYAGEITNWKELGGENEEIVAFQRPEDSGSQQALQKLMGTKRLMNPPSEQIASGMGGIIELTADYENRSNALGFSFRFFSQEMVQNGKIKHLAIDGIEPTLENIQNGTYPIVSEFYAITTEQNTNPNIQPFIKWMISTEGQELIKKTGYTPYHN, from the coding sequence ATGAAATTTATTGGAGCACTCATTCTAAGCTTTATTATTGGGTTTGTTGGTTTCATTGTAATGTTTATTACTCTACTCTCTTCAGGAAAAACAATACATGGGCTTTTTGTCATTGCGATTTTTCTTGGACTTATTATTTTTGCAAACTTGTTAATATATGGTCAATTTAAAAAAAGATGGACTAAAATTTCTTTTATTTCCTATATTGGTGTACTGCTACTGTTATTCGCAATTAATATGGGACATGGTTATTATGTTAACAGCTTAAAAATAATGAGTACACAAGATGTTAATCTGGAGGATTATGAACCATTTAAAAACAACAACAAATTAGCAGTTTTAGATGAAGGTGCATCTTTTCAACTTACCGATAACTTACCTAAACTAGATGGTTCAACTGCACTCTATCCTATTTATGCTTCTTTTGCTCAAGCAGTTTACCCCAAAAAAGAATACCGTTTTAATGGCGGTGAAGTTGTTTCTACGCAAACGAGCGGCGCTTGGGCAGCATTACTCAAAGGTTCAAGAGACATTATTTTTGCACCGGAAGCACCCGAAAGAGTATTAAAGGAAGCAGCACGAAAAGATATTACATTAATACACACTCCAATTGGTAAAGAAGCGTTTATATTTTTCGTACATAAAAACAATCCTGTTGATAATATATCGCTTGAACAAATTCAGAAAATTTATGCTGGTGAAATTACGAACTGGAAAGAACTAGGCGGGGAAAATGAAGAAATCGTTGCCTTTCAACGTCCTGAAGATAGTGGTAGTCAACAAGCATTACAAAAATTAATGGGTACAAAACGGTTAATGAACCCACCTTCAGAGCAAATAGCGTCAGGTATGGGGGGCATTATCGAATTAACTGCAGATTATGAAAATCGATCTAACGCACTAGGTTTTTCATTCCGCTTTTTCTCACAGGAAATGGTGCAAAACGGAAAAATTAAACATTTGGCAATTGACGGCATCGAGCCAACTTTAGAAAATATTCAAAATGGAACGTACCCAATTGTAAGTGAGTTTTATGCAATAACAACTGAGCAAAATACTAATCCTAATATTCAACCATTTATAAAATGGATGATATCTACGGAGGGGCAAGAACTTATAAAAAAGACAGGTTATACTCCATATCATAATTAA
- a CDS encoding YjcZ family sporulation protein, with translation MGYYGGCGYPGYGYGVGGAGYGGGTFVLIVVLFILLIIVGASKLY, from the coding sequence ATGGGTTACTATGGAGGTTGCGGTTACCCTGGATACGGTTACGGTGTTGGTGGCGCTGGTTACGGCGGCGGAACATTCGTATTGATCGTAGTATTGTTTATCCTTTTAATTATCGTTGGTGCATCTAAATTATATTAA
- a CDS encoding YjcZ family sporulation protein: protein MPGFQNSYGGGYTLIVVLFILLVIIGAVWYGGPR, encoded by the coding sequence ATGCCAGGCTTTCAAAATAGCTACGGCGGAGGATATACGTTAATTGTAGTGTTGTTTATTTTATTAGTAATTATTGGGGCTGTTTGGTACGGTGGACCTCGTTAA